Proteins encoded within one genomic window of Dethiobacter alkaliphilus AHT 1:
- the cysD gene encoding sulfate adenylyltransferase subunit CysD — protein sequence MVQSVPFELTHLDQLEAEAIYIIREVVAECENPVMLYSIGKDSSVMLHLAMKAFYPDKPPFPFMHIDTTWKFKEMIEFRERKAKELGIEMLVYTNEEAAKQGINPFDHGAAYTDIMKTQALKDALDKYGFTAAFGGGRRDEEKSRAKERIFSFRNSSHAWDPKNQRPEMWKLYNTRINKGESIRVFPLSNWTEKDIWQYISRERIDIVPLYLAKERPVVYRDGNIIMVDDDRIKLLPGEEVVNKKVRFRTLGCYPLTGGYESDADTLDKVIEETLGAISSERTSRVIDHEATGSMERRKREGYF from the coding sequence ATGGTTCAATCAGTGCCGTTTGAGTTAACACACTTAGATCAGTTGGAAGCTGAAGCTATCTATATAATAAGAGAAGTTGTAGCAGAATGCGAAAATCCCGTCATGCTTTATTCCATAGGCAAAGATAGCTCGGTTATGCTGCATTTGGCAATGAAGGCTTTTTACCCCGACAAGCCTCCTTTTCCTTTCATGCATATAGACACTACCTGGAAGTTTAAAGAAATGATAGAGTTTCGGGAGAGAAAAGCCAAAGAGTTGGGTATTGAAATGCTTGTATATACCAATGAAGAGGCTGCAAAACAAGGGATTAATCCCTTTGACCATGGGGCGGCCTACACCGATATCATGAAAACCCAGGCTTTGAAGGATGCTCTTGACAAGTATGGGTTTACGGCAGCCTTTGGTGGTGGCAGACGGGATGAAGAAAAATCCCGCGCCAAAGAGAGAATTTTTTCTTTCCGTAATTCTTCCCATGCCTGGGATCCCAAAAATCAGCGTCCGGAAATGTGGAAGCTGTACAACACCAGGATAAATAAAGGTGAAAGCATCAGAGTTTTTCCTCTCTCAAACTGGACGGAAAAAGACATCTGGCAGTATATCAGCAGAGAAAGAATAGATATTGTGCCTTTGTATTTAGCCAAAGAAAGGCCTGTTGTTTATCGGGATGGTAATATCATTATGGTGGATGATGACAGAATAAAGCTTTTGCCTGGAGAAGAAGTGGTCAACAAAAAAGTACGCTTCAGAACGCTGGGTTGCTATCCCCTTACCGGCGGCTACGAATCTGATGCTGATACTCTGGATAAGGTTATTGAAGAAACGTTAGGTGCTATTTCCTCAGAGAGAACCAGCAGAGTTATAGACCACGAAGCTACCGGCAGCATGGAAAGGCGTAAGAGGGAGGGGTACTTTTAG
- the cysC gene encoding adenylyl-sulfate kinase has product MKSLLKFITCGSVDDGKSTLIGHMLYDAKLLFADQEKALELDSRIGCRDGKIDYSLLLDGLMAEREQGITIDVAYRYFTTESRSFIVADCPGHEQYTRNMAVGASFADLAVILVDATQGILAQTKRHTRICALMGIKHIVLAVNKMDLINFDRNRFLEIKDDFITLAANLNLETIKVIPVSATEGDNVTNASNHTPWYDGLPLLSYLEEVDVATEADKDGFIMPVQRVSRPNHTFRGFQGQIESGKVSVGDEIATLPSKEKAKVKSIHITDKESDVAFLGQPVTIQLDREVDVSRGCVLVKDKTLELADMFTAKILWMDDEELVPGRNYLLKNGTKTLPANIMTIKYKIDINTGEQIAAERIFKNEIAVCDIALSEKMVFDKFENNNTLGELILIDRVTNMTSACGVIEHSLSRSTNVVWQNTDVTREIRAEQKGQKPLTLWFTGLSGSGKSTLANELEKRLVAMGKHTMLLDGDNVRHGLNKDLGFTEEGRIENIRRIAEVSRLMNDAGLITITSFISPYKKDREKAKEIIGEAFIEIFVSTSLEECEKRDVKGLYKKARAGEIPEFTGISSPYEQPDNPDIQIDSEKYSIEEATDFLMKQLQQHID; this is encoded by the coding sequence ATGAAAAGCTTACTTAAGTTTATCACCTGTGGTTCTGTCGATGATGGCAAATCTACTCTGATAGGGCACATGCTCTATGATGCCAAACTGCTTTTTGCCGACCAGGAAAAAGCCCTGGAGTTGGATAGCAGAATTGGCTGCCGTGATGGAAAAATCGACTACTCCCTTTTATTAGACGGTTTGATGGCGGAAAGAGAACAGGGAATCACTATAGATGTAGCTTATCGCTATTTTACCACCGAGAGTAGATCATTTATTGTGGCTGATTGTCCCGGACATGAGCAGTATACCAGAAATATGGCGGTGGGGGCATCTTTTGCCGACTTGGCAGTAATTCTGGTCGATGCTACCCAAGGTATCCTCGCTCAGACAAAAAGGCATACCAGGATTTGTGCTCTGATGGGGATCAAGCATATTGTTTTGGCAGTCAACAAAATGGACTTAATCAATTTCGACAGAAACAGATTTTTAGAAATTAAAGATGATTTTATCACTCTTGCAGCTAACTTGAATCTGGAAACAATCAAGGTTATCCCCGTTTCTGCAACAGAGGGGGACAATGTGACCAATGCTTCCAATCATACCCCCTGGTACGATGGCTTACCCCTGTTGTCATATTTAGAGGAAGTAGATGTGGCGACCGAAGCCGACAAAGATGGATTTATTATGCCTGTGCAAAGAGTTTCCAGACCAAACCACACCTTTAGAGGCTTTCAGGGGCAAATAGAATCCGGCAAAGTTAGTGTCGGTGATGAGATTGCCACCTTGCCCAGCAAAGAAAAAGCCAAAGTAAAAAGCATTCATATCACAGACAAGGAAAGTGATGTTGCTTTTTTGGGGCAACCTGTAACTATTCAACTGGACAGAGAAGTAGATGTTTCCAGAGGTTGTGTCCTGGTTAAAGACAAAACCCTGGAGCTTGCCGACATGTTTACGGCCAAAATCCTCTGGATGGACGATGAAGAATTGGTGCCCGGCAGGAATTATCTGCTCAAAAACGGGACAAAAACGCTGCCTGCCAATATAATGACCATTAAGTATAAAATTGATATTAATACAGGCGAGCAGATTGCTGCCGAAAGAATATTCAAAAATGAAATCGCGGTTTGTGATATTGCTTTATCGGAAAAAATGGTTTTTGACAAATTTGAAAACAATAATACCCTGGGAGAATTAATTCTGATAGATCGGGTAACCAACATGACCTCCGCATGTGGTGTTATAGAACATTCTCTGAGCAGATCAACCAACGTTGTTTGGCAAAATACCGATGTCACCCGGGAAATTCGTGCAGAGCAAAAAGGTCAAAAACCTTTAACTCTTTGGTTTACCGGATTGTCAGGCTCCGGCAAATCAACTCTTGCTAACGAGTTAGAAAAGAGATTGGTGGCCATGGGCAAGCATACCATGCTCCTTGACGGTGACAATGTGAGACATGGCCTAAATAAAGACTTGGGCTTTACAGAAGAGGGCAGAATTGAAAATATTCGCCGGATTGCCGAAGTGTCCAGGCTGATGAATGATGCCGGACTAATCACCATCACCTCATTTATCTCACCCTACAAAAAAGACAGGGAGAAGGCCAAAGAAATCATTGGTGAGGCCTTCATTGAGATATTTGTCAGCACATCACTTGAAGAATGTGAAAAAAGAGATGTAAAAGGTCTTTACAAAAAGGCCAGGGCGGGGGAAATCCCTGAGTTTACCGGGATCTCAAGCCCTTATGAACAGCCGGATAATCCCGATATCCAAATTGACAGTGAAAAATATTCAATAGAAGAAGCTACAGATTTTCTGATGAAACAATTGCAACAGCATATTGATTAA
- a CDS encoding ketopantoate reductase family protein translates to MERMKVLFFGAGVLGSLYAAKLHEAGIDVTIVARGSRLADIKKHGIVLEEFKSGKRTSTPVKVLDHMPKEEHFDVCIVLIQKNQLESALPTLATNLHIPTFLFMNNTAQGPKAMIDALGEDRVIMGHVNAGGERSGHVVHYMVAEKMTLGELDGRMSPRLAKIADTFKKAGFPVAISKNIDSWKRYHVAIAVAMAGAIYMAGSCNYQLAKNKVMVKTCWHGMKEGFKALNDLGFPMDPPKLRWAILIPDFIIVPLLQKVLGSDLFDIGGARHCRNAREEMTELSEELFALIEKSAVSTPALMELKRYFDPSVPPAIKGP, encoded by the coding sequence ATGGAAAGGATGAAGGTTTTATTCTTTGGAGCCGGAGTTTTAGGAAGTTTATATGCTGCGAAATTACATGAGGCAGGTATTGACGTTACAATAGTAGCTCGGGGTTCAAGGCTTGCGGATATCAAAAAGCACGGTATCGTACTTGAAGAGTTTAAGTCCGGGAAGCGGACTTCAACACCAGTAAAAGTTCTTGACCATATGCCAAAAGAAGAGCATTTTGATGTCTGTATAGTATTGATTCAAAAGAATCAACTTGAATCTGCCTTGCCTACTTTAGCTACCAACCTCCATATCCCTACCTTCCTATTTATGAACAATACTGCTCAAGGCCCTAAGGCAATGATAGATGCTCTAGGAGAGGATCGGGTTATTATGGGCCATGTTAATGCAGGGGGAGAGCGTAGTGGCCATGTGGTTCACTATATGGTTGCTGAAAAAATGACACTGGGGGAACTTGATGGTAGAATGAGCCCCCGATTGGCGAAAATAGCCGATACCTTTAAAAAAGCAGGCTTTCCAGTAGCTATAAGCAAAAACATTGACTCCTGGAAGCGCTACCACGTTGCTATAGCGGTAGCAATGGCTGGTGCCATATATATGGCCGGTTCCTGTAACTATCAGTTAGCTAAAAATAAAGTGATGGTAAAGACATGCTGGCACGGTATGAAAGAAGGCTTTAAGGCCCTAAATGATCTGGGTTTTCCTATGGACCCTCCTAAGCTGCGCTGGGCAATACTAATACCTGACTTTATTATAGTCCCTTTGCTTCAGAAGGTCTTAGGTTCAGATCTTTTTGACATCGGCGGTGCCCGGCACTGTAGAAATGCCAGGGAAGAGATGACGGAGCTTAGCGAGGAGCTTTTTGCCCTTATAGAAAAGTCAGCAGTTAGTACCCCTGCGCTAATGGAGCTAAAGCGTTACTTTGATCCTTCTGTCCCTCCAGCTATTAAAGGACCTTGA
- the katG gene encoding catalase/peroxidase HPI has protein sequence MGESKCPVTGKKGKAVSGGGTSNRDWWPNQLNLNILHQHSDLSNPMDRDFNYAEEFKTLDLAEVKKDLFALMTDSQDWWPADWGHYGPFMIRMAWHSAGTYRMGDGRGGAGTGTQRLAPLNSWPDNINLDKARRLLWPIKQKYGRKISWADLMILAGNCAIESMGLQPFGFAGGREDLWEPEEDIYWGSEDEWLGDDRYSGDRELENPLAAVQMGLIYVNPEGPNGNPDPVAAGHDVRETFSRMAMNDEETVALVAGGHTFGKSHGAGPATHVGPEPEAAGLEEQGLGWKSSFGSGKGGDTISNGIEGAWKPNPTKWDMGYLKVLFKYEWELTKSPAGAHQWLAIDVDEEDMVVDAHDPSKKHRPMMTTADLSLRFDPNYETIARRYLENPEEFADAFARAWFKLTHRDMGPRPRYLGPDVPEEELIWQDPVPAVDHELIEEQDIADLKNKILSSGLSVSELVSTAWASASTFRGSDKRGGANGARIRLMPQKDWEVNQPKQLHTILQTLENIQKEFNSEQTGSKKVSLADLIVLGGCAGIEQAAKNAGHEVSVPFYPGRTDATQEQTDVTAFSALEPKADGFRNYQKAKFAVSAEELLVDRAQLLTLTAPEMTVLLGGMRVLGTNYGDSQHGVFTKRPESLTNDFFVNLLDMGTTWKPTKQDGDVFEGFDRDTGELKWTGTRADLIFGSNSQLRAIAEVYACEDSQEKFVRDFVSAWNKVMNADRFDLA, from the coding sequence ATGGGAGAATCGAAATGCCCGGTAACAGGCAAAAAAGGCAAAGCTGTTTCTGGTGGTGGCACGTCCAACCGGGACTGGTGGCCAAACCAGTTGAACCTCAATATTCTTCATCAGCACTCAGATTTAAGCAACCCCATGGATCGCGATTTCAACTACGCGGAAGAATTTAAAACGCTTGACTTGGCAGAAGTAAAAAAGGACCTGTTTGCATTGATGACCGATTCACAGGATTGGTGGCCCGCCGATTGGGGGCACTATGGGCCATTTATGATTCGGATGGCATGGCATAGTGCAGGGACCTACCGCATGGGTGACGGCCGTGGTGGTGCAGGAACGGGCACCCAACGCCTGGCGCCCCTCAACAGTTGGCCCGACAACATTAACCTGGACAAAGCACGCCGGCTGCTCTGGCCGATTAAGCAGAAATATGGGCGAAAAATTTCCTGGGCAGATCTGATGATACTTGCCGGCAACTGCGCCATTGAGTCGATGGGGTTACAACCATTTGGGTTTGCCGGTGGCCGGGAAGACCTCTGGGAACCGGAAGAAGATATTTATTGGGGATCTGAGGACGAGTGGCTTGGCGACGATCGTTACTCCGGTGACCGAGAGCTTGAGAACCCACTGGCAGCCGTACAGATGGGTCTGATTTACGTGAATCCGGAAGGTCCAAACGGTAACCCGGACCCTGTTGCCGCTGGTCATGATGTTCGGGAGACTTTCAGCCGTATGGCTATGAACGATGAAGAGACTGTGGCTCTCGTTGCAGGGGGGCACACCTTTGGAAAAAGCCACGGTGCCGGTCCCGCAACCCATGTAGGCCCGGAACCTGAGGCTGCCGGCCTTGAGGAACAGGGACTGGGCTGGAAAAGTAGTTTCGGCAGCGGTAAAGGTGGCGATACGATTAGCAACGGTATCGAAGGCGCCTGGAAACCGAACCCGACAAAATGGGACATGGGCTATCTGAAGGTGCTGTTCAAATACGAGTGGGAGCTCACAAAGAGTCCGGCCGGCGCTCATCAGTGGCTGGCTATAGATGTGGATGAAGAGGACATGGTGGTTGATGCACATGACCCGTCTAAGAAACACCGGCCCATGATGACCACCGCAGACCTGTCCCTTCGCTTTGACCCAAACTATGAAACCATTGCGCGCCGCTACCTGGAAAATCCCGAGGAATTTGCGGACGCTTTCGCCCGTGCCTGGTTCAAGCTGACCCACCGCGATATGGGGCCGCGGCCACGCTATCTTGGCCCTGATGTTCCTGAGGAGGAACTGATCTGGCAGGATCCGGTGCCGGCAGTGGATCATGAATTGATTGAAGAACAGGATATTGCCGATCTTAAAAATAAAATCCTATCCTCCGGCCTATCCGTTTCAGAACTGGTTTCAACAGCGTGGGCGTCGGCGTCCACCTTCCGTGGCTCCGATAAACGCGGCGGCGCAAACGGGGCACGCATCCGTCTTATGCCACAGAAAGACTGGGAAGTTAACCAGCCAAAGCAGCTGCATACAATTTTGCAGACCCTGGAAAATATTCAGAAGGAATTCAACAGTGAACAGACAGGTTCAAAAAAGGTTTCCCTTGCCGACCTGATCGTACTTGGCGGCTGCGCGGGGATAGAGCAGGCTGCAAAAAACGCAGGTCACGAAGTGTCCGTCCCCTTCTACCCGGGCCGCACAGATGCAACACAGGAGCAGACCGACGTAACGGCATTCTCGGCACTTGAACCAAAGGCAGACGGGTTCCGCAACTACCAGAAAGCCAAATTTGCTGTCTCGGCAGAGGAACTTTTAGTTGACCGCGCTCAACTGCTGACACTGACTGCTCCGGAAATGACTGTTCTGCTTGGTGGCATGCGCGTTCTGGGTACCAATTACGGTGATTCTCAGCACGGCGTCTTCACGAAGAGGCCGGAGTCTCTTACCAATGACTTCTTTGTGAATCTGCTTGATATGGGCACCACCTGGAAACCCACTAAGCAAGATGGAGATGTATTCGAGGGTTTTGATCGTGACACTGGTGAACTGAAGTGGACCGGTACCCGTGCTGATCTCATCTTCGGTTCAAACTCCCAGCTTCGCGCCATTGCGGAAGTTTATGCGTGTGAAGACTCGCAAGAAAAATTCGTACGTGACTTCGTTTCAGCCTGGAACAAGGTCATGAACGCAGATCGTTTCGACCTTGCGTAA
- a CDS encoding Fur family transcriptional regulator codes for MNPRYDFIISQLKKHNIRLSHRRLKVLEYLCNNLNHPTVDQIYNNLHKDIPTLSKTTIYNTLHTLIDLGLVRIINIEDNETRYDIITEDHGHFKCEVCGKIFNFDVDFTSFTSEELSGFKIRDRNLYFKGICQKCLFNKNDS; via the coding sequence ATGAACCCAAGGTATGACTTCATTATCAGCCAGCTAAAAAAGCATAATATTCGGCTTTCGCATCGCAGGCTGAAAGTCCTGGAATATCTGTGCAACAACCTGAACCATCCCACAGTTGACCAGATTTATAACAATCTTCATAAGGACATTCCCACTCTTTCGAAAACCACAATCTATAATACCCTTCACACTCTGATTGATTTGGGTTTGGTCAGAATCATAAATATAGAGGACAATGAAACCCGCTATGACATTATTACCGAAGATCACGGGCACTTCAAATGTGAAGTATGTGGAAAAATATTTAATTTCGATGTAGACTTTACATCCTTTACGTCAGAAGAATTGTCAGGGTTTAAGATTAGGGACAGAAATCTGTATTTTAAAGGTATTTGTCAAAAATGCCTTTTTAATAAAAATGATTCATAA
- a CDS encoding serine hydrolase domain-containing protein, with translation MKNEKAKKIESLFRKQVQKDKKVNNAYLLVHSEKEGIDLNIAEGRTGDTPANPRQPIYMASVGKLFTATIVGILFEEGKIDFDDSITKYLDKELSHNLHVYKGTDYTKEIKVRHLLNQTSGLADYFWALLEKVLEDPNFTISPREAVIWGKNNLKPHFPPGKGYKYTDTNYHLLGLIVENITGEPFHAALSKYIFKPLGMKHSYMLHYSEPMEKSPYPIADFTFNGIRMNDHIGYAGLDYAGGGVVAPTEDLLKFMKALTSYQVVLKDTLEIMKNDSAKFQMGIEYGYGIWQITTVPLMMPKKLNSWGVYGVTGAFMFYHPEKDAYLIGCFNDVSYQSKGLRYMMFNVINKLF, from the coding sequence ATGAAAAACGAAAAGGCAAAAAAAATTGAAAGCTTATTTCGGAAGCAAGTACAAAAAGATAAAAAGGTAAATAACGCTTACTTACTAGTTCACAGTGAAAAAGAGGGTATTGACTTAAATATTGCGGAGGGCAGAACCGGGGATACCCCTGCTAACCCCAGGCAGCCTATTTATATGGCCAGTGTAGGTAAATTATTTACAGCAACTATTGTTGGCATTTTGTTTGAAGAAGGGAAAATAGATTTTGATGACAGTATTACTAAGTATTTAGATAAAGAACTATCGCATAACCTTCATGTTTATAAGGGTACGGATTATACCAAAGAAATTAAAGTCAGGCATCTTCTAAACCAAACCTCCGGATTAGCGGATTACTTTTGGGCTTTACTAGAAAAAGTCCTTGAAGATCCAAACTTTACTATAAGCCCAAGGGAAGCTGTAATATGGGGGAAAAATAATTTAAAACCTCACTTTCCTCCTGGAAAAGGCTATAAATATACAGACACTAACTATCATTTGTTAGGCTTAATCGTTGAAAATATTACTGGAGAGCCCTTTCATGCTGCTTTAAGTAAATATATCTTTAAGCCTTTGGGCATGAAACACTCATATATGCTTCATTATTCTGAGCCCATGGAAAAAAGTCCTTACCCAATTGCAGACTTTACGTTCAATGGAATCAGAATGAATGACCATATAGGTTACGCCGGCCTTGATTATGCCGGTGGCGGGGTAGTAGCCCCAACAGAGGATTTGCTGAAATTTATGAAAGCTTTGACCTCATATCAGGTGGTATTAAAAGATACCCTTGAAATAATGAAAAATGACAGTGCGAAGTTTCAAATGGGGATAGAATATGGCTATGGGATTTGGCAGATTACTACAGTACCTTTAATGATGCCAAAGAAACTGAATTCCTGGGGAGTATATGGCGTAACAGGAGCTTTTATGTTTTACCATCCCGAGAAGGATGCTTACTTGATAGGATGCTTTAATGATGTGTCCTACCAAAGCAAAGGCCTCAGATATATGATGTTCAATGTCATAAACAAATTGTTTTAA
- a CDS encoding polysaccharide deacetylase family protein: MGKAIVLIILCCVLVTTYVIFSGSLITTAENPNFADPGAARVESIAAEYVDTIYFNKGRGQERLVSLTFDDGPDKVVTPEIINILNSYGVKGNFFFIGENVLMNPDVVRYAYYDGHLVLNHSFFHDDYTGKSADFIGRDIDRTSDAFKEVIGEIPVLFRPPEEIITHNLLTSIKERDFKIVTWSLDTLDWRVKDKDTLVRTVLDNITPGGIVLMHSIAGNEATAEALPEIIEGLHAKGYEIVTLDRLLRIGKYENAKSKTVTAELDTSLSTDDWEIVWHDEFTGDSIDLTKWNVVEWASDKNNELQYYSYDNVIVNDGYLQLVSKKENYKNRNYTSGAVETKNKFALHYGKVEIRARLPKGQGVFPALWLLADNRTSLPEIDIMEMLGHEPNKIWMVYHYIDKYGRQRNPNSYFVGPDFSEDFHTFGIEWDQDKLVWLVDGEEWFSITEDVPDTPLYLYMNTAIGGDWPGSPDNTTRFPQYFDIDYVRIWKKR; this comes from the coding sequence ATGGGAAAAGCAATTGTTCTCATTATACTTTGTTGTGTCTTGGTTACCACTTATGTTATCTTCTCCGGTTCCTTAATAACAACAGCTGAGAATCCGAATTTCGCAGACCCGGGTGCAGCACGGGTAGAATCAATAGCTGCTGAATATGTTGATACAATTTATTTCAACAAGGGTCGCGGTCAAGAGCGTTTGGTAAGCCTTACCTTTGATGACGGCCCGGATAAAGTTGTTACGCCAGAAATCATTAACATTTTAAATAGTTACGGAGTTAAAGGCAACTTCTTCTTTATTGGTGAAAATGTCCTGATGAATCCTGATGTGGTGAGATATGCCTATTATGACGGTCATTTAGTTTTAAACCACAGTTTTTTCCATGATGACTATACCGGCAAAAGTGCTGACTTTATAGGCCGGGATATCGATCGAACCAGTGATGCATTTAAGGAAGTTATCGGTGAAATACCGGTGCTTTTTCGTCCGCCGGAAGAAATAATAACACATAATTTGCTAACCAGTATTAAAGAACGTGATTTTAAAATTGTTACGTGGTCCCTTGATACCTTGGATTGGCGCGTAAAAGATAAAGATACGCTAGTCAGAACCGTCCTTGATAATATAACACCTGGAGGAATTGTCTTAATGCACTCCATCGCGGGTAACGAAGCCACTGCGGAGGCTCTTCCCGAAATTATTGAAGGACTGCACGCTAAAGGATATGAAATTGTAACACTTGACCGCCTTTTACGAATTGGTAAATACGAGAACGCAAAGTCAAAAACAGTAACCGCGGAACTTGATACCAGCCTTAGTACAGATGATTGGGAAATTGTTTGGCATGACGAATTTACAGGAGATAGCATAGATCTAACTAAGTGGAATGTTGTAGAGTGGGCATCAGATAAGAACAATGAGCTGCAGTATTACAGCTATGATAATGTCATTGTTAATGATGGCTATTTACAACTGGTCAGCAAGAAAGAAAACTACAAGAACCGCAATTATACTTCCGGTGCTGTGGAAACAAAAAATAAATTCGCCCTTCACTATGGTAAAGTTGAAATCCGGGCTCGGCTTCCCAAGGGCCAAGGTGTATTCCCCGCTCTTTGGCTCCTGGCAGACAACCGCACCAGCCTGCCGGAAATAGACATTATGGAAATGCTTGGCCATGAACCTAACAAGATCTGGATGGTCTATCATTATATAGACAAATATGGTCGACAAAGAAACCCCAATAGTTATTTTGTTGGGCCTGATTTTTCCGAGGATTTTCATACATTTGGCATTGAATGGGATCAAGACAAATTGGTTTGGCTTGTTGATGGTGAGGAATGGTTTTCCATAACAGAAGATGTCCCCGACACACCTCTTTATCTCTATATGAACACTGCTATTGGAGGGGATTGGCCCGGTAGTCCGGATAATACAACGCGCTTCCCACAGTATTTTGATATAGACTACGTTCGCATTTGGAAAAAGAGGTAA
- a CDS encoding glycosyltransferase family 2 protein produces MLVLTLVIFSIFVMFQILYITIPLLNHKRGTELPEKLPELGLTILVPAFNEQHVIKQCILGALRANYQNHELIIINDGSTDDTLGILESFLRLEAVEESINRTLTYKTVRGFYYSTIYPNVYVIDKSNGGKADALNAGIDYANNDIVVTLDADSILDSNSLQAMNSCFHDDSVIAAGGMVHIVQGAGVKGGKASPNFAVRGIIRYQIMQYLTSFYLHKFVQAKFKAMTVIAGAFGAFRRSTLLELNGFRNTVGEDMDITLKIQRLIYTKERDKKMMVVSEAVCYTECPENFRNLFKQRIRWQKAFVDCIITYGHCLFSQFSFGLSVFFLIEGFMLGTLIAFNTLLVPLVLILSKTGHTLVLTLLTIYFILALCQSLVAFLVSKRFGHSYSKSNYARILSFIPLEIITYRLLGLLWVTAGTIQYFYKKQHWDKVERCGKIYTLNELPVEVNESKLA; encoded by the coding sequence ATGTTAGTACTTACATTGGTAATCTTCTCAATCTTTGTCATGTTTCAAATCTTATACATAACTATTCCATTATTAAATCATAAGCGGGGTACTGAATTACCTGAAAAATTGCCCGAACTGGGTTTAACTATTTTGGTTCCTGCTTTCAATGAACAACATGTAATTAAACAGTGCATTCTGGGAGCCCTTAGAGCAAATTATCAAAACCATGAGCTTATTATCATCAATGACGGGTCTACAGATGATACCTTAGGAATTCTGGAATCCTTTTTACGGCTGGAAGCAGTTGAAGAAAGTATAAACCGGACACTCACCTACAAGACGGTTAGAGGTTTTTATTACTCTACAATATATCCAAACGTTTATGTTATTGATAAATCAAATGGTGGTAAAGCAGATGCTTTAAATGCTGGGATTGATTATGCAAATAACGATATTGTTGTTACCCTGGATGCAGACTCTATTCTCGACAGCAACTCATTGCAAGCTATGAATTCTTGCTTCCACGATGATAGTGTAATTGCCGCTGGTGGTATGGTCCACATCGTACAGGGAGCCGGAGTTAAAGGTGGTAAGGCAAGCCCTAATTTTGCAGTGAGAGGGATAATCAGATACCAGATTATGCAGTACCTGACATCTTTCTATCTGCATAAATTTGTGCAGGCTAAGTTTAAAGCCATGACAGTCATTGCCGGTGCCTTTGGTGCCTTTAGAAGGTCTACCCTACTGGAATTAAACGGCTTTAGAAATACTGTGGGGGAAGACATGGATATTACACTAAAAATTCAACGATTGATATATACAAAAGAGCGTGACAAAAAGATGATGGTTGTCTCGGAGGCTGTTTGTTATACCGAATGTCCTGAAAATTTTCGAAATCTCTTTAAGCAAAGAATACGATGGCAAAAAGCGTTTGTGGACTGCATAATAACTTATGGACATTGCCTTTTTAGCCAGTTTAGCTTTGGTTTGTCAGTATTCTTCCTGATTGAGGGATTTATGTTGGGCACTCTTATAGCCTTTAACACCCTTTTAGTTCCATTAGTTTTGATTTTGAGTAAAACAGGCCACACTTTGGTATTAACGCTCCTGACAATCTACTTTATTTTGGCTCTTTGTCAAAGCCTGGTCGCTTTCCTGGTCAGTAAGAGGTTTGGTCACTCATACTCAAAATCCAATTATGCCAGAATTCTTTCCTTTATCCCCTTGGAAATAATAACGTATAGGCTGCTGGGGTTGCTCTGGGTCACAGCAGGTACTATTCAGTACTTTTATAAAAAGCAACATTGGGATAAAGTTGAAAGATGCGGAAAAATTTATACATTAAATGAGTTGCCTGTTGAAGTAAATGAATCAAAACTAGCTTAA
- a CDS encoding glycoside hydrolase family 16 protein, protein MQRGFGWIPLVAILTISLIIGLNQLNSIYQALSSNSATAAGVYAGFDISLDTDDWTVIWHDELSAGELDLYKWKPQDNGFRSVFSLLYGKIEIRARLSESGTLPSAWLIEENENISAKVNIFHRVNHSNLSADYHTFGIEWDQEKIVWLFDGKETFSTTRDIPDTRQFLYLSSHDSNIDYVRVFKKAF, encoded by the coding sequence ATGCAAAGGGGCTTTGGTTGGATACCACTCGTCGCTATACTTACAATCAGTTTAATTATTGGCCTTAACCAACTAAACAGCATCTACCAGGCACTTTCGTCTAACAGTGCCACTGCAGCAGGAGTATATGCGGGTTTTGATATAAGCCTTGACACCGATGACTGGACAGTAATTTGGCATGATGAGCTTAGCGCAGGAGAGCTTGATTTATATAAATGGAAGCCCCAGGACAATGGCTTTCGCAGTGTTTTTAGCTTACTGTATGGCAAGATTGAGATTCGGGCCCGCCTTTCGGAATCGGGAACATTACCCAGTGCTTGGCTGATAGAAGAAAATGAAAACATTTCGGCTAAAGTTAACATTTTTCATCGTGTGAACCACTCCAATCTATCAGCTGACTACCATACCTTTGGGATAGAATGGGACCAGGAAAAAATTGTCTGGTTATTTGATGGGAAAGAGACATTTTCTACCACAAGAGACATCCCCGATACACGCCAGTTCTTATATTTATCATCACACGATTCAAACATAGATTATGTGCGTGTGTTTAAAAAAGCTTTTTAA